Proteins found in one Clostridium kluyveri DSM 555 genomic segment:
- a CDS encoding lecithin retinol acyltransferase family protein has protein sequence MNKHFFIKLIGLLAVVIFLLSILIYRNYIFKNQITYIYKYSQIQIPLDNKTKLNSSSIKNISIKDENNNNIYTYVFLSVDGKTLMINPPIDGFHESSTISIEISQNNTLYFKVKKHTQIKVSKSIGEPKYGDIVGTTGKFMEYQYDHMGIYIGNNKVIHYCSSTGNAADAKIQETDMEPYFKKGTYFILNIENAVPFNSQETVKKAKTRLGERSYNLLQNNCEHFVIWCKTNNSESPQLENLSEKEMVQIKILTSLGINLQ, from the coding sequence ATGAATAAACATTTTTTTATAAAACTAATAGGGTTATTGGCTGTAGTTATATTTTTACTTTCAATTTTAATATATAGAAATTACATATTTAAAAATCAAATAACCTATATTTATAAATACAGTCAAATTCAAATTCCCCTAGATAATAAAACTAAATTAAACTCTAGTAGTATAAAAAATATTTCCATAAAAGATGAAAATAATAATAATATTTATACCTATGTATTTTTAAGCGTTGATGGTAAAACCCTTATGATAAATCCCCCTATAGATGGATTTCATGAAAGCAGCACCATCTCTATCGAAATAAGCCAAAACAACACATTATATTTTAAAGTAAAAAAGCATACACAAATTAAAGTATCTAAATCTATAGGAGAACCTAAATATGGAGATATAGTGGGAACTACTGGTAAATTTATGGAGTACCAGTACGATCATATGGGAATATACATAGGTAATAACAAAGTTATTCATTACTGCAGCAGTACAGGTAATGCCGCAGACGCTAAAATACAGGAAACAGATATGGAACCTTATTTTAAGAAAGGTACTTACTTTATTTTAAATATAGAAAATGCTGTGCCGTTTAACTCTCAAGAAACTGTAAAAAAGGCAAAAACAAGATTGGGAGAAAGAAGTTATAATTTACTACAAAATAATTGTGAGCATTTTGTTATATGGTGTAAAACAAACAATTCAGAATCCCCTCAACTAGAAAATTTATCTGAAAAAGAAATGGTTCAAATAAAAATACTTACATCCCTTGGTATAAACCTACAATAA
- a CDS encoding DUF4491 family protein: protein MFNYYGFIIGLFVLLLTGIGHVAVIKGEYYLGVRIWPIFLIISILSILISTMVKNTILSAFLGILGFTFLWGILELFKQKKRVEKGWFPKKNN from the coding sequence ATGTTTAATTACTATGGATTTATTATAGGATTATTTGTATTACTTTTAACAGGTATTGGTCATGTTGCTGTAATAAAGGGTGAATATTATTTAGGAGTACGTATATGGCCTATATTCCTGATTATAAGCATTCTCAGTATATTGATTTCTACCATGGTAAAGAATACTATACTATCTGCATTCTTAGGAATTTTAGGATTCACTTTCCTTTGGGGAATATTAGAGCTATTCAAACAAAAAAAAAGAGTGGAAAAAGGTTGGTTTCCTAAAAAAAATAATTAA
- a CDS encoding DUF2953 domain-containing protein, with translation MIFLKIIGIILLFIVIFFMVIILNNIKYKIELTYRQRKINYGVRMDLFLNIISIMAEGTNENVEIFVKILFFKKKLKTDFKQHRQDKIRIEGDMEDTSFHIVNTIEMISKYREYLGKFISIIKPKYVKIEGIYGFEDPYITGILSGFIGAISLLLPAHSIKLNPDFFNKIFNLEVKVEGKTRIILLIGITLKFLICNAYENIMTKLKAKFKKKSKMGKIKFKSSDEMKFD, from the coding sequence TTGATTTTTTTAAAAATAATAGGAATTATATTACTATTTATTGTAATTTTTTTTATGGTCATAATATTAAATAACATAAAATATAAAATTGAATTAACCTATAGGCAGCGTAAAATTAATTATGGCGTAAGGATGGACTTATTTTTAAATATCATATCTATAATGGCAGAAGGTACCAATGAAAACGTAGAAATTTTTGTAAAGATACTATTTTTTAAAAAGAAATTAAAAACAGACTTTAAACAGCATAGACAAGATAAGATCAGGATAGAAGGTGATATGGAGGATACATCCTTTCACATAGTAAACACAATTGAGATGATTAGCAAATATAGAGAATATTTAGGGAAATTTATCTCCATAATTAAACCTAAGTACGTAAAAATAGAAGGAATATATGGATTTGAAGATCCTTACATAACAGGAATACTAAGTGGATTCATAGGCGCTATTTCTTTACTTTTACCTGCACACTCTATCAAATTAAATCCTGATTTTTTTAATAAGATTTTTAATTTAGAAGTAAAAGTTGAGGGAAAAACAAGAATTATACTTTTAATTGGTATTACACTTAAATTCCTTATATGTAATGCATATGAAAATATTATGACTAAATTAAAAGCTAAATTCAAGAAGAAATCAAAAATGGGAAAAATTAAATTTAAAAGTTCAGATGAGATGAAGTTTGATTAG
- a CDS encoding GerW family sporulation protein, translating into MVDIKENTEVLFSKLENFFKTETVVGKPINVEGIILVPFITVTFGCGTGGGEGSDSGNKQEGGGLGLGAGAKITPDAVLVIKDDTVKMLPIKSKANIDKLVELVPEIIKKIKKKEDK; encoded by the coding sequence GTGGTGGATATCAAGGAAAATACAGAAGTACTATTTTCAAAATTGGAGAATTTTTTTAAAACAGAGACTGTTGTAGGTAAGCCTATAAATGTAGAAGGTATTATTTTGGTGCCCTTTATAACTGTAACATTCGGATGTGGAACTGGAGGAGGAGAAGGCTCTGATTCCGGAAATAAGCAGGAGGGGGGAGGTTTAGGTCTTGGTGCAGGTGCAAAGATAACTCCAGATGCTGTACTTGTAATAAAAGATGATACAGTTAAAATGCTCCCTATAAAAAGTAAAGCTAATATTGACAAGCTTGTAGAATTAGTACCCGAAATAATTAAGAAAATAAAGAAAAAAGAAGATAAGTAA
- a CDS encoding HAMP domain-containing sensor histidine kinase gives MKVFKMKSLMLRIWVTFTIIILIIICCISFLYLVAFRIFDENSKIQDLAAAHNILVKNGNFEDPLRFDKLKNLVNIKNLIVNINETTTQTININAPNDQPDSSENKEGKWLTGFIKYVNNSQTQFKENYNNIEFLFIISPIKSQTSEKAYFITYMPYFLDKTVLYKAILTGIIFIFIAFFTSKLVAGYISKPLKELEDYTKKIANKQWGEPIKIRSNDEIGSLANSMNIMQKKLKYAEESEKLFFQSISHDLKTPVMVIMSHAEAIIEGLYIDSIEKTAEIIKNEAIYLEKKIKQILYLNTLDYMLENNIENRDTNLQDILNKIIHRFKTFNNNIIWDLNIKKSIIWGNREKVMISIENVMDNALRYAKTTIKITLKEENNFAVLEIYNDGNTIRNNDIERIFDSMYKDRKGNFGLGLAISKKIINFYKGDIKAVNRLNGVSFIIKYPNLC, from the coding sequence ATGAAGGTATTTAAAATGAAATCATTGATGTTAAGAATATGGGTAACATTTACAATTATCATTCTTATAATAATATGCTGCATTTCATTTCTATATTTAGTGGCTTTCAGAATTTTTGATGAAAATTCTAAAATTCAAGATTTAGCAGCAGCTCACAATATATTAGTGAAAAATGGTAATTTTGAAGATCCTTTAAGATTTGATAAATTAAAAAATCTTGTAAATATTAAAAACTTAATTGTCAATATTAATGAAACTACAACTCAAACAATAAATATAAATGCTCCTAATGATCAACCAGATTCATCGGAGAATAAAGAAGGAAAATGGTTAACAGGCTTTATTAAGTACGTAAATAACTCCCAAACCCAATTTAAAGAGAATTACAATAATATCGAGTTTCTTTTTATAATAAGTCCAATAAAAAGTCAAACTTCAGAAAAAGCATATTTTATTACCTATATGCCATATTTTTTAGATAAAACTGTACTTTATAAAGCTATTTTAACAGGCATTATATTTATTTTCATAGCTTTTTTTACCTCAAAACTCGTTGCAGGATACATTTCAAAGCCTCTTAAAGAATTAGAAGACTATACTAAAAAAATAGCCAATAAACAGTGGGGTGAACCAATTAAAATAAGGAGTAATGATGAAATTGGGAGTCTTGCAAATTCTATGAATATAATGCAAAAAAAATTAAAGTATGCTGAGGAAAGTGAAAAATTATTTTTTCAAAGTATATCCCATGATTTAAAAACACCAGTTATGGTTATTATGAGTCATGCGGAAGCCATTATAGAAGGCTTATATATAGACTCTATTGAAAAAACAGCTGAAATAATAAAAAATGAAGCTATATATCTTGAGAAAAAAATCAAACAAATATTATATTTAAATACTCTAGATTATATGCTAGAAAACAATATAGAAAATAGAGATACAAACCTACAGGATATTCTTAATAAAATAATACACAGATTTAAAACATTTAACAATAACATCATATGGGATTTAAATATCAAAAAAAGTATTATTTGGGGCAATAGAGAAAAAGTGATGATTTCTATAGAAAATGTAATGGATAATGCATTAAGATATGCAAAAACTACTATAAAAATAACATTAAAGGAAGAAAATAATTTTGCTGTTCTTGAAATTTATAATGACGGAAATACTATTAGAAATAATGATATAGAACGCATATTTGACAGCATGTATAAAGATAGAAAAGGAAATTTTGGTCTTGGACTTGCTATATCAAAAAAAATAATTAACTTTTACAAAGGAGATATCAAAGCAGTAAATAGATTAAATGGTGTAAGTTTTATAATTAAGTATCCAAATTTATGCTAA
- a CDS encoding HAMP domain-containing sensor histidine kinase produces the protein MMINIHLGQVSHKLCLVTYVPYFLDNKIFYKIILIGIVFIVISFFTSKLVSQHISQPLKELEDHTKKMADKHWGEPIKIKSNDEIENLANSINMMQKKLKYDEENKKLFFQSMSHDLKTPVMVIMSHAEAIIEGVYIDTIEKTAEIIKNEAIDLEKKIKQILYLNTFEYILENDSENEDINLQELINDMLNRFQIFNVNINWKIEITKSIIFANKEQVRISIENVLDNALRYVKTTIKIILKKDADFAVLEIYNDGNNIKTEDIERIFDNMYKDKSGNFGLGLAISKKIINFYDGDIKVVNREQGVSFVIRYPIKSSHQ, from the coding sequence ATGATGATAAATATACATTTAGGCCAAGTTTCTCATAAATTATGTTTAGTTACTTATGTGCCATATTTTTTAGATAATAAGATCTTCTATAAAATTATTCTTATAGGAATTGTGTTCATTGTTATATCATTTTTTACTTCAAAGCTAGTTTCACAACATATATCACAACCCCTGAAAGAATTAGAAGACCATACCAAAAAAATGGCTGACAAGCATTGGGGTGAACCAATTAAAATAAAAAGTAATGATGAAATCGAAAATCTTGCAAATTCTATAAATATGATGCAGAAAAAGCTGAAATATGATGAAGAAAATAAGAAGCTGTTTTTTCAAAGTATGTCTCATGATTTAAAAACGCCAGTTATGGTTATTATGAGCCATGCAGAGGCTATTATAGAAGGTGTATATATAGATACTATCGAAAAAACAGCTGAAATAATAAAAAATGAAGCTATAGATCTTGAAAAAAAAATCAAGCAAATATTATATTTGAATACATTTGAATATATATTAGAAAATGATTCAGAAAATGAAGACATAAACTTACAAGAACTGATTAATGATATGCTGAATAGATTTCAAATATTTAATGTTAATATTAATTGGAAAATAGAAATTACTAAAAGTATCATCTTTGCAAATAAAGAGCAGGTAAGGATTTCTATAGAAAACGTATTAGACAACGCCCTAAGATATGTAAAGACTACTATAAAAATAATATTAAAGAAAGATGCTGATTTTGCTGTTCTTGAAATTTATAATGATGGAAATAATATTAAAACTGAAGATATAGAACGTATATTTGACAATATGTACAAAGATAAAAGTGGTAATTTTGGATTAGGACTTGCCATATCAAAGAAAATAATAAATTTCTATGATGGAGATATCAAGGTCGTAAACAGAGAACAAGGGGTAAGTTTTGTAATTAGGTATCCAATTAAAAGCAGTCATCAATAG
- a CDS encoding response regulator transcription factor, with the protein MSKKIYLVEDELNLNILLEKYLKNEGYDVTTFSDGSCAKNRIKDMPDLWILDIMLPDINGYALIKCIKENNENTPVIFISAKNEEFDRVVGLELGSDDYLSKPFLPRELVIRTNNLIEKIYGTTNETQNLNIQIGQYLINKKQRTVLFKGKELRLTSKEFDLLSYLAENKNSLTLREQILTNVWGNNYFGSSRVVDDTIRRLRKKVNKLTIETIYGYGYKLINGHENI; encoded by the coding sequence TTGTCTAAAAAGATATATTTGGTTGAGGACGAACTTAATTTAAACATTTTACTTGAGAAATATCTTAAAAATGAAGGCTATGATGTAACTACTTTTTCTGATGGAAGCTGTGCAAAAAACAGGATAAAAGATATGCCGGATCTCTGGATATTAGATATAATGCTTCCCGATATAAATGGTTATGCACTAATTAAATGCATAAAAGAAAATAACGAAAATACGCCTGTTATATTTATATCCGCAAAAAATGAAGAATTTGACAGAGTGGTGGGACTAGAACTTGGCAGTGATGATTATTTATCAAAACCGTTTTTACCTAGAGAATTAGTTATACGAACCAATAATCTTATTGAAAAAATTTATGGTACTACTAATGAAACACAAAATTTAAACATACAAATTGGACAATACTTAATTAATAAAAAACAGAGAACAGTCTTATTTAAGGGTAAAGAACTTAGACTTACCAGTAAAGAATTTGATTTATTAAGTTATCTTGCTGAAAACAAAAATAGTTTAACTTTAAGAGAACAAATTTTAACAAATGTTTGGGGTAACAATTATTTTGGTTCTAGTCGGGTAGTAGATGATACCATAAGAAGGCTTAGAAAAAAAGTGAATAAGTTAACTATAGAAACAATATATGGATATGGCTATAAATTGATCAATGGTCATGAAAATATTTAA
- a CDS encoding DMT family transporter, translating to MKISKIINKAIIADLSLLFAAMLWGGGYTATKNALNNVTPFYMMAIRFLCAGILISAIFFKIVIKTSIEDVVRGFVIGIFLFLAFATQTIGLNYTTASKQSFLTSVYVIILPFIYWKIFKTKPKLNVLVSALVSLIGIFMLSLKPGMHLDMTIGDWLTLLSAVLFASHIISIACFARKSNPIILSVLQMFSAGILSIIFAVIFEPNLNKIPRNALFSLSYLIIFSTMVAFLIQNIAQKYTNPNHVGILLSLESVFGAIFSVIFLKEIFTLNMVLGASIIFLSVIIAEMDFNISSNK from the coding sequence ATGAAAATATCAAAAATTATAAATAAAGCCATAATAGCAGATTTATCTTTATTATTTGCGGCCATGTTATGGGGAGGAGGCTATACTGCCACTAAAAATGCTTTAAATAACGTAACCCCTTTTTATATGATGGCTATAAGATTTCTATGTGCTGGAATATTAATTTCAGCTATATTTTTTAAAATAGTCATAAAGACATCTATAGAAGATGTCGTTCGCGGTTTTGTAATAGGCATATTTTTATTTTTGGCCTTTGCTACCCAGACCATAGGTCTTAATTACACTACTGCAAGCAAACAATCTTTTTTGACATCAGTCTATGTAATTATACTTCCCTTTATATACTGGAAGATATTTAAAACAAAACCTAAATTAAATGTCCTTGTTTCTGCTCTAGTTTCTCTTATAGGGATATTTATGCTAAGCTTAAAACCTGGCATGCATTTAGATATGACTATAGGCGACTGGCTTACTCTCCTAAGTGCAGTATTATTTGCATCACATATAATTTCCATAGCCTGTTTTGCCAGAAAGTCAAACCCTATAATATTATCCGTGCTGCAGATGTTCTCTGCAGGCATTCTTTCAATTATATTTGCCGTTATATTTGAACCTAATTTAAATAAAATACCCAGAAATGCCTTATTTTCACTTTCATACTTAATAATTTTCAGCACTATGGTAGCTTTTTTAATACAAAACATAGCTCAAAAATATACTAATCCTAATCATGTGGGCATACTATTATCTCTTGAATCCGTATTTGGTGCCATTTTTTCAGTGATATTTTTAAAAGAAATATTCACCTTAAATATGGTGCTGGGAGCAAGCATAATATTTTTGTCTGTAATTATTGCAGAAATGGATTTTAACATATCTTCAAATAAATAA
- a CDS encoding aminoacyl-histidine dipeptidase yields the protein MSKVLQNIEPTEVFKYFEEISSIPRESGNEKEISDYLVSFAKKHNLEVVQDKDLNVVIRKKGTRGYENSQGIILQGHMDMVCEKNSGVEHDFTKDPLKLKIVDDMIYAAGTTLGGDDGIAVAMGLAVLASNDIPHPPMELLVTTSEETGMNGAIGLNPENIKGKILINIDSEEEGVLLVSCAGGCSAKASIPIEWNNPDKDDKTFSIRIEGLKGGHSGAEIHKGRANANKLMARVLENLRENVDFKISKISGGSKHNVIASDSEAILVSCSKCESVLKNEVANLQKVLKDEFKTSDSDLKIEVESLDILPEKVMSNDTAENVINFMYLIPNGVQSMSMDIEGLVESSLNLGTVVTGENSVECLSSIRSSVRSLRDNIFNTIVTIGNFTKAKVESESSYPEWKYRDDSKIREVMVEVYERLFGKKPLISAIHAGLECGIFSEKFNGQLDMISMGPNILDIHSPDEHLSISSTQRTWKYLLEVLKELK from the coding sequence ATGAGTAAAGTATTGCAAAATATTGAACCAACTGAAGTGTTTAAGTACTTCGAAGAAATTAGCAGTATACCCAGAGAATCCGGAAATGAAAAAGAAATAAGTGATTATTTGGTTTCTTTTGCAAAAAAGCATAATTTAGAAGTTGTGCAGGATAAGGATTTAAATGTGGTTATAAGAAAAAAAGGGACTAGAGGATATGAAAATAGCCAGGGGATAATATTACAGGGACATATGGATATGGTATGCGAAAAAAACTCAGGGGTAGAACATGATTTTACCAAGGATCCGCTGAAATTAAAGATAGTAGATGATATGATATATGCTGCAGGTACAACTCTTGGAGGGGATGACGGTATAGCAGTTGCCATGGGGCTTGCCGTTTTGGCTTCTAATGACATACCTCATCCTCCAATGGAATTACTAGTTACTACTTCAGAGGAAACTGGTATGAATGGAGCTATAGGATTGAATCCTGAAAATATAAAGGGAAAAATTCTTATAAATATAGATTCAGAAGAAGAGGGGGTATTACTTGTAAGTTGTGCTGGAGGATGTTCAGCTAAAGCAAGTATTCCTATAGAATGGAATAACCCAGATAAAGATGACAAGACCTTTTCCATAAGAATTGAAGGCTTAAAAGGGGGGCATTCCGGTGCAGAAATACACAAGGGCAGGGCAAATGCAAATAAGCTTATGGCTCGTGTGCTTGAAAATCTAAGAGAGAACGTAGATTTTAAAATATCTAAAATATCAGGAGGTTCTAAACATAATGTCATAGCTTCTGATTCAGAGGCTATTTTAGTGTCATGTTCTAAATGTGAATCTGTCCTAAAAAATGAAGTGGCAAATTTGCAAAAAGTACTAAAGGATGAGTTTAAAACTTCAGATTCAGATTTGAAAATAGAAGTAGAATCCCTAGATATATTACCAGAAAAAGTTATGTCCAATGATACTGCAGAGAATGTAATTAATTTTATGTATTTAATCCCTAATGGAGTTCAAAGTATGAGTATGGACATAGAGGGACTTGTGGAAAGCTCACTAAATTTAGGTACAGTTGTAACTGGAGAGAACAGTGTGGAGTGCTTAAGTTCAATAAGGAGTTCTGTGAGAAGTTTAAGAGATAATATATTTAATACCATAGTTACTATAGGAAATTTTACAAAGGCTAAAGTGGAGTCTGAATCAAGTTATCCAGAATGGAAATATAGAGATGATTCTAAAATAAGAGAAGTTATGGTAGAAGTATATGAAAGATTATTTGGGAAAAAACCGCTAATAAGTGCAATTCATGCAGGACTTGAATGTGGAATTTTTTCAGAAAAATTTAATGGTCAATTAGATATGATATCCATGGGACCTAATATTTTAGATATTCATAGTCCAGATGAACATTTAAGCATATCTTCCACACAGAGAACATGGAAGTACTTATTGGAGGTATTAAAAGAACTCAAATAG
- a CDS encoding DUF1634 domain-containing protein: MKEHTSDKKNVHNIELIIGIFLRIGIILSSIIILTGLIMFLTLGYTGYSPNYYPTSPLEILKDSIYLKPYAIIMLGLLSLILIPMLRVAISILVFLKEKDFLYVKITTLVLLILILSFFIEK; the protein is encoded by the coding sequence ATGAAAGAGCATACTAGTGATAAAAAAAATGTACATAATATAGAATTAATAATAGGAATTTTTTTAAGAATAGGAATAATACTAAGTTCAATTATAATACTTACAGGTCTTATAATGTTTTTAACATTAGGTTATACGGGATATTCGCCAAATTATTATCCCACCTCTCCCTTGGAAATATTAAAAGACAGTATCTATTTAAAACCCTATGCAATTATAATGTTAGGGTTATTATCCTTAATATTGATACCTATGCTGCGGGTGGCAATATCTATACTAGTATTTTTAAAAGAAAAAGACTTCTTATATGTGAAAATTACCACATTGGTACTTTTAATACTTATACTAAGCTTTTTTATAGAAAAGTAA
- a CDS encoding sulfite exporter TauE/SafE family protein: MGDDLLSLLILQIFIISIVAGIVGSILGLGGGTVITPALTILFGIDIKYAIGASLISVIATSSGSAVAYIRDKLTNIRIGMFLEIATTLGAITGAFLGGIINPYYLYFLFGILLLYSAFAMFKKGRMESTEIIETHPLAEKLKLNGQYHDKFLNEDISYKVSGVPSGFGVMYGAGIISGLLGIGSGSFKVMAMDLFMKLPLKVSSATSNFMMGVTATASAGIYLLRGDIDPKISAPVALGVLLGATIGVKIMENMKSKTIRKIFVPFLIYISIQMILKGLGGK; the protein is encoded by the coding sequence ATGGGAGATGATCTATTGTCACTTTTAATATTGCAAATTTTTATCATATCTATAGTGGCTGGTATAGTTGGCTCCATATTGGGCTTAGGTGGTGGAACCGTAATTACTCCTGCTCTTACAATTTTATTTGGTATAGATATAAAATATGCCATAGGTGCCAGTCTAATATCGGTAATCGCCACCTCCAGCGGTTCTGCTGTGGCTTACATAAGGGATAAACTAACCAATATAAGGATTGGAATGTTTCTGGAAATAGCTACTACCCTAGGTGCTATAACAGGTGCCTTTCTGGGTGGAATCATAAATCCATATTATCTTTACTTCTTATTTGGTATACTTCTTCTATATTCTGCTTTTGCCATGTTTAAAAAAGGTAGGATGGAATCTACTGAAATTATTGAGACCCATCCTCTTGCAGAAAAACTTAAACTAAATGGACAATATCATGATAAATTTTTAAATGAAGATATATCATACAAAGTATCCGGGGTTCCTTCAGGATTTGGAGTAATGTATGGTGCTGGAATTATTTCAGGCCTCCTTGGCATTGGAAGTGGAAGTTTTAAAGTTATGGCTATGGACTTATTCATGAAATTACCTCTAAAAGTTTCCAGTGCCACCAGTAATTTTATGATGGGCGTTACTGCCACTGCCAGTGCAGGAATATATCTTTTAAGAGGAGATATAGATCCTAAAATTTCTGCTCCAGTTGCCCTGGGAGTGTTATTAGGGGCTACCATAGGGGTTAAAATCATGGAAAACATGAAAAGTAAGACTATCAGAAAAATATTTGTGCCTTTTCTTATTTATATCTCAATACAAATGATATTGAAAGGATTAGGAGGTAAATGA
- a CDS encoding aminotransferase class V-fold PLP-dependent enzyme, protein MSYGEINYGYRGLIAGVNTKIPLKNNKLVTAINFDNAATTPPFNYVLKKINDFSPYYSSIHRGTGFKSQFSSEAYELSRNTICNFVHCDSKENTVIYVKNTTEAINKLSYILNDLYKDSVILTTRMEHHSNDLPWRHKFKVDYVELDELGKLNLLDLKYKLKKHNGKIKLVCVAGASNVTGYKNPIYEIAKIAHSFGAEILVDGAQAVAHYPIYMNRPLKEECIDYLAFSAHKMYSPFGIGVLIGPKKIFYNVAPEYSGGGTIKLVTDDYVLWADPPEKNEAGTPNVIGVVALTAAIKVLNKLGMNAIDNKEIELYKYTLNKMMKLPDIIFYGDTRPDCNKVAILPFNIKGIHHETTAKLLSDLSGIAVRNGCFCANPYVQRLLKLSPEEINYFKYNYNDFRPGMVRLSFGLYNTYSEVDILINTLEKIIKNKNTI, encoded by the coding sequence TTGTCCTATGGTGAAATAAATTACGGCTACAGAGGACTTATAGCGGGTGTAAATACAAAAATTCCTTTAAAAAACAATAAACTTGTAACTGCCATAAATTTTGATAATGCAGCTACTACTCCCCCTTTTAACTATGTTTTGAAAAAAATAAATGATTTTTCACCATATTACTCCTCAATTCATAGAGGAACTGGTTTTAAATCTCAATTTTCCTCTGAAGCTTATGAGCTTTCAAGAAATACTATATGTAATTTTGTCCACTGTGACAGCAAAGAAAATACGGTGATTTATGTAAAAAATACCACAGAAGCCATAAATAAATTATCCTATATACTCAATGATTTATATAAAGATTCAGTTATATTGACCACTCGAATGGAACATCATTCCAATGATCTACCCTGGAGGCATAAATTTAAAGTAGATTATGTAGAATTGGACGAGCTTGGAAAATTAAATTTATTAGATTTAAAATATAAATTGAAAAAGCATAACGGTAAAATTAAATTGGTATGTGTAGCAGGAGCTTCAAATGTAACAGGATATAAAAATCCAATATATGAAATAGCAAAAATTGCTCACAGCTTTGGAGCAGAAATTCTTGTAGACGGTGCACAAGCAGTAGCTCATTACCCCATATACATGAACCGTCCCCTAAAAGAAGAATGTATTGACTATTTGGCTTTCTCTGCCCACAAAATGTATTCTCCTTTTGGTATAGGTGTACTGATAGGTCCGAAAAAAATCTTTTATAATGTAGCTCCTGAATACAGTGGAGGTGGTACTATAAAACTTGTAACAGATGATTATGTACTCTGGGCTGACCCTCCCGAAAAAAACGAAGCTGGAACTCCTAACGTAATAGGAGTAGTAGCACTTACAGCTGCAATAAAAGTATTAAATAAACTAGGTATGAATGCCATAGACAATAAAGAAATAGAGCTTTATAAATATACTTTAAATAAAATGATGAAACTTCCAGATATTATTTTTTATGGTGATACAAGACCTGATTGCAATAAGGTTGCCATACTGCCTTTTAATATAAAAGGAATTCACCACGAAACCACTGCGAAACTTCTCTCGGATCTTAGTGGTATTGCAGTAAGAAATGGATGCTTTTGCGCCAACCCTTATGTACAGAGACTTTTAAAACTTTCTCCAGAGGAAATAAATTATTTTAAATATAATTATAATGATTTTCGCCCAGGCATGGTTAGATTAAGTTTTGGATTATATAATACTTATAGCGAAGTTGACATTTTAATTAATACTTTGGAAAAGATAATTAAGAACAAAAATACTATATAA